A stretch of Lathyrus oleraceus cultivar Zhongwan6 chromosome 6, CAAS_Psat_ZW6_1.0, whole genome shotgun sequence DNA encodes these proteins:
- the LOC127096570 gene encoding cellulose synthase-like protein G2, with protein sequence MEESLPLSVIHVNKSLLFINRLHTLFHSIALSFLFYYRLTFFFQHSKTIQTPFLPYFLVFSSEIILSFIWFLDQAFRWNPITRSVFPERLPENNKLPNIDVFICTADPTKEPTLDVMNTVLSAMAMDYPHEKLHVYVSDDGGSSITLNGMKEAWRFAKWWLPFCTRYRILCRCPEAYFSDSENEREDFSENVEFVTDKSMVKQKYEAFKESIMRVKRDTIGITGQNHASVIEVIQENNSGDEIEQVKLPLLVYVSREKKPSRPHNFKAGALNVLYRVSAVISNSPYILVLDCDMFCSEPNSARQAMCFHLDPKISPSLAFVQFPQKFHNISINDIYDSQYRSAYKVLWQGMDGLQGPLLSGTGFYMKRESLYGSYKTKDTDFEVQEYVGKSNEFIKSLKQNSIPNLVTVGNALPIEETLLLASCNYENGTKWGKEVGFLYGTVCEDVHTGIMLNCNGWNSVFCDPPKPQFLGNSTTNLNDLLIQGLRWSSGLLENGLVNICPLINCPLRRMSLLHRFCLANITSFPLYCLPLWCFALVPQICLLSGTPLYPKVSEPFFFVFAFIYVSAQVKFLLEVLSTGGTFRKFIIEQRMWMMRTITCHLYGLLDCLMKEFGLREASFMPTNKVKDEEQTMLYQSDKYDFRTSNMFLVPMVSLMIINIFCFISGIYRVMCLGELDKMFIQLFLMGYIIFVNYPIIEGIVIRKDKGRISTSVFVTSNVLATIITCALYPLLKKV encoded by the exons ATGGAAGAGTCTCTTCCTCTAAGTGTCATCCATGTCAACAAATCTTTACTTTTCATCAACAGGTTACACACACTCTTCCATTCCATTGCTCTCTCTTTCTTATTCTACTATAGACTCACTTTCTTCTTTCAACACTCAAAAACAATACAAACTCCATTTCTACCTTACTTTCTAGTGTTCTCATCCGAAATCATTCTCTCTTTCATTTGGTTTCTTGATCAAGCCTTTCGATGGAACCCGATCACACGATCCGTCTTTCCGGAAAGACTACCAGAAAACAACAAGCTTCCTAACATTGATGTCTTCATATGCACTGCAGACCCAACTAAGGAACCTACTTTAGATGTTATGAACACTGTTTTATCAGCTATGGCAATGGATTATCCACATGAGAAACTTCATGTCTATGTTTCTGATGATGGTGGTTCGTCTATTACATTGAATGGTATGAAGGAGGCTTGGAGATTTGCAAAGTGGTGGCTTCCTTTCTGCACAAGATACAGAATTTTGTGTAGGTGTCCCGAGGCGTACTTTTCCGATTCGGAGAATGAAAGGGAAGATTTTTCAGAGAATGTTGAGTTTGTTACAGATAAGAGTATGGTTAAGCAAAAATATGAGGCTTTCAAAGAAAGTATAATGAGAGTGAAACGAGATACTATTGGTATAACTGGTCAAAATCATGCATCAGTTATAGAG GTGATACAAGAAAATAACAGTGGTGATGAAATAGAGCAAGTGAAATTGCCATTACTTGTATATGTTTCCCGCGAGAAAAAGCCGTCTCGTCCTCATAATTTCAAAGCCGGAGCGCTCAATGTCCTC TATCGCGTCTCGGCGGTGATTAGCAATTCTCCATATATACTGGTGTTGGATTGTGACATGTTCTGCAGTGAGCCAAATTCAGCAAGACAGGCCATGTGTTTCCACCTTGATCCCAAGATATCGCCTTCACTTGCTTTTGTTCAATTCCCTCAGAAATTTCACAACATAAGCATCAATGACATATATGACAGTCAGTACAGATCAGCATATAAA GTTTTATGGCAAGGTATGGATGGACTTCAGGGACCCTTATTGTCTGGCACAGGATTCTATATGAAAAGAGAGTCATTATATGGAAGTTACAAAACTAAAG ACACTGATTTTGAAGTTCAAGAATATGTTGGAAAATCCAATGAATTCATCAAGTCCTTAAAGCAAAATAGCATTCCAAATTTAGTCACAGTTGGGAATGCATTGCCTATAGAAGAAACTTTGCTTTTGGCTTCTTGTAATTATGAAAATGGAACTAAATGGGGTAAAGAG GTTGGATTTTTGTATGGTACTGTATGTGAAGATGTTCACACTGGAATCATGCTAAATTGCAATGGTTGGAATTCAGTTTTTTGTGATCCACCTAAGCCACAGTTCCTTGGAAATAGTACCACTAATTTGAATGATTTACTAATTCAAGGCTTAAGATGGAGCTCTGGATTGCTTGAAAATGGTTTGGTCAATATTTGTCCCCTCATAAATTGTCCTTTAAGGAGAATGTCTCTTCTTCATAGATTTTGTCTTGCAAACATTACATCGTTCCCTCTATATTGTTTGCCTCTTTGGTGTTTTGCTCTTGTCCCTCAGATTTGTCTACTCTCAGGAACTCCTCTTTACCCTAAG GTGTCAGAACCATTTTTCTTCGTTTTTGCATTCATCTATGTATCGGCTCAAGTCAAATTTTTATTGGAAGTCCTCTCGACCGGAGGAACATTCAGAAAATTTATAATAGAGCAAAGGATGTGGATGATGAGAACAATCACATGTCATCTATATGGACTTTTAGATTGTCTAATGAAGGAATTTGGTTTAAGAGAGGCTAGTTTCATGCCAACAAATAAAGTGAAAGATGAGGAACAAACTATGCTTTATCAAAGTGACAAATATGACTTTAGAACATCAAATATGTTTCTTGTACCAATGGTTTCACTCATGATTATCAACATATTTTGCTTCATAAGTGGCATCTATAGAGTGATGTGTTTAGGAGAATTGGACAAGATGTTCATACAGCTTTTCCTTATGGGTTATATCATTTTTGTGAACTATCCAATCATTGAAGGGATTGTTATAAGGAAGGATAAAGGAAGAATTTCTACTTCAGTGTTTGTGACATCTAATGTCTTAGCTACAATTATCACTTGTGCACTTTATCCTTTACTAAAGAAGGTATAA